The Glycine max cultivar Williams 82 chromosome 12, Glycine_max_v4.0, whole genome shotgun sequence genome window below encodes:
- the LOC100789879 gene encoding ketol-acid reductoisomerase, chloroplastic yields MSATASLCATSRTTFSSSKPVARRSCFVAVPKIAFPKLRFKPVAMATLGARMVAAAPTVTPPASLDFETSVFKKEKINLAGHDEYIVKGGRDLFPLLQGAFKGIKQIGVIGWGSQGPAQAQNLRDSLADAKSDIVVKVGLRKGSRSFNEARAAGFSEENGTLGDIWETISGSDLVLLLISDAAQADNYEKIFSHMKPNSILGLSHGFLLGHLQSIGLDFPKHFSVIAVCPKGMGPSVRRLYVQGKEINGAGINSSFAVHQDVDGRATDVALAWSVALGSPFTFATSLEMEYRSDIFGERGILLGAVHGIVESLFRRYTEHGMSEDLAYNNTVESITGTISKIISTKGMLAVYNALSEDEKREFEKAYSASYYPCMDILYECYEDIAAGSEIRSVVLAGRRFYEKEGLPAFPMGKIDQTRMWKVGERVRSTRPAGDLGPLYPFTAGVYVALMMAQIEILRKKGHSYSEIINESVIESVDSLNPFMHARGVSFMVDNCSTTARLGSRKWAPRFDYILTQQALVAVDNGAPINQDLISNFLSDQVHGAIEVCAQLRPTVDISVPPDADFVRPELRQSSN; encoded by the exons ATGTCCGCCACTGCTTCACTCTGCGCCACTTCCAGAACAACTTTCTCATCATCGAAGCCCGTCGCGAGAAGAAGCTGCTTCGTCGCGGTTCCCAAAATCGCGTTTCCCAAGCTCCGTTTCAAACCCGTCGCTATGGCTACGCTCGGCGCTCGCATGGTGGCCGCCGCACCCACCGTCACTCCGCCGGCCTCGCTCGACTTCGAAACCTCCGTTTTCAAGAAGGAGAAGATTAACCTCGCTGGACACGACGAG TACATCGTGAAAGGAGGGAGGGATTTGTTCCCTCTGTTGCAGGGTGCTTTCAAGGGGATTAAGCAGATTGGCGTCATTGGATGGGGTTcgcag GGACCTGCTCAGGCACAGAATTTGCGGGACTCGCTTGCTGATGCAAAGTCTGATATTGTGGTCAAG GTTGGGCTCAGGAAAGGTTCTCGCTCCTTTAATGAGGCTCGCGCAGCTGGTTTTAGTGAGGAGAATGGAACTTTGGGTGACATATGGGAAACTATCTCAGGCAGTGATCTTGTGTTGCTCTTGATTTCTGATGCTGCACAG GCtgataattatgaaaaaatattttcccacATGAAACCAAATAGCATACTGGGTCTGTCCCATGGTTTTCTTCTTGGGCATTTACAGTcaataggacttgattttcccAAGCACTTCAGTGTAATTGCTGTCTGCCCGAAAGGTATGGGTCCTTCTGTCAGGAGGCTGTATGTCCAAGGCAAAGAGATAAATGGTGCTGGAATTAATTCGAGTTTTGCAGTCCACCAG GATGTGGATGGCAGAGCTACTGATGTTGCTTTGGCATGGTCTGTTGCCCTTGGTTCGCCTTTTACATTTGCAACTTCGTTAGAGATGGAATACAGGAGTGACATCTTTGGGGAGAGAG GCATTTTACTTGGTGCTGTTCATGGTATTGTGGAATCCTTGTTTAGGAGGTACACTGAACATGGAATGAGTGAAGATTTGGCCTATAACAACACTGTCGAGTCCATTACAGGAACTATATCTAAAATAATCTCGACTAAG GGTATGTTGGCTGTATACAATGCTTTATCTGAAGATGAAAAGAGGGAATTTGAGAAAGCATATAGTGCTTCATATTATCCATGCATGGACATTTTGTATGAGTGCTATGAGGATATTGCTGCTGGAAGTGAGATTCGCAGTGTTGTCTTGGCTGGGCGGCGCTTTTAT GAGAAAGAGGGTCTGCCTGCATTTCCCATGGGTAAAATTGATCAGACCCGGATGTGGAAGGTTGGTGAGCGTGTCCGTTCTACAAGGCCAGCTGGTGATCTAGGTCCATTATACCCATTTACTGCTGGGGTCTacgtggcattgatgatggccCAG ATTGAGATCCTGAGGAAGAAGGGGCATTCTTACTCTGAAATTATTAACGAGAGTGTCATTGAGTCTGTTGATTCTTTGAATCCTTTCATGCATGCTCGTGGTGTTTCATTCATGGTTGATAACTGTTCAACTACGGCAAGGTTGGGTTCAAGGAAATGGGCTCCCCGATTTGATTACATCCTAACCCAGCAGGCCTTGGTGGCTGTGGACAATGGAGCACCTATCAACCAGGACCTAATCAGTAACTTCCTGTCAGACCAAGTGCAtggagccattgaagtttgtgcTCAACTGAGACCTACAGTAGACATTTCTGTGCCACCAGATGCAGACTTTGTCCGTCCCGAGTTGCGTCAGTCTAGCAATTAG
- the LOC102669493 gene encoding uncharacterized mitochondrial protein AtMg00810-like, translating to MVVFEMTDLGLMTFFLGMEIKQGEHEVFVCQKKYAKEILKKFKLEECKEMNTPMNQKERLCKEDGTEKIDQAHFKSMIGCLLYLSATQPDILNGVSILSRFMHCASEMHLKVAKRVIRYVKGTCNFGIKYKKTEKFKLIGFSDSDWGGSIDDMRSTSGYSFSFGSGVFSWSSKKQENVA from the coding sequence ATGGTGGTGTTTGAGATGACAGATCTTGGGTTAATGACGTTCTTTCTTGGAATGGAAATTAAACAAGGAGAACATGAAGTCTTTGTCTGCCAAAAGAAGTATGCCAAGGAGATTTTAAAGAAGTTTAAACTTGAAGAATGCAAAGAAATGAACACTCCGATGAATCAAAAGGAAAGGCTTTGCAAGGAAGATGGAACCGAGAAGATAGATCAAGCACACTTCAAAAGCATGATTGGATGTTTGTTGTACCTTTCAGCAACTCAGCCTGACATCCTAAATGGTGTAAGCATTTTGTCTCGATTTATGCATTGTGCAAGTGAAATGCATCTCAAGGTTGCAAAAAGAGTGATTAGATATGTTAAAGGAACTTGCAATTTTGGCATCAAGTACAAGAAAACTGAAAAGTTCAAGCTTATAGGCTTCTCTGACAGTGACTGGGGTGGTTCAATTGATGATATGAGAAGTACTTCAGGGTACAGTTTCAGCTTTGGATCAGGTGTCTTCTCATGGAGCTCGAAAAAACAAGAGAATGTTGCTTAA
- the LOC100775299 gene encoding senescence-specific cysteine protease SAG39: MAEGISIPQEREKRFRIFKENVNYIEAFNNAANKPYKLGINQFADLTKEEFIAPRNRFKGHMCSSIFRTTTFKYENVRAVPSIVDWRQKGAVTPIKDQDHGVTAVGYGVSDDGTKYWLVKNSWGTEWGEEGYIRMQRGVDAKEGLCSIAMQASYRIA; encoded by the exons ATGGCAGAGGGTATAAGTATCCCCCAGGAAAGGGAAAAGCGTTTCAGGATATTCAAGGAAAATGTGAATTACATTGAAGCCTTCAACAATGCTGCCAATAAACCTTACAAGCTAGGCATTAATCAATTTGCAGACCTCACCAAGGAGGAGTTCATAGCACCAAGAAATAGATTCAAGGGGCACATGTGTTCCTCCATATTTAGGACAACCACTTTCAAGTATGAAAATGTGAGGGCAGTACCATCCATAGTGGATTGGAGGCAAAAGGGTGCAGTGACACCCATCAAGGACCAAG ATCATGGTGTCACTGCTGTGGGATATGGTGTTAGTGATGATGGGACTAAGTATTGGTTGGTTAAGAACTCTTGGGGAACTGAGTGGGGTGAAGAAGGGTATATTAGGATGCAAAGGGGTGTGGATGCTAAGGAAGGACTTTGTAGCATAGCTATGCAAGCATCTTACCGTATAGCTTGA